From the Blastocatellia bacterium genome, the window AATTTGGGGACGACGCGCTCGATGAGAACGGGAGGGAGGAAGACGTCGTCCGGTCGCAGCGCGATCGCGCGTCCGTACTCGTCGCACGGAGCGGAGAGTTCTTGCGGACGATTCCGCAATTGAGCCTGCGGAACGATGGCGACCGTCACCGTCATGAGAACCGCGCGCGGTTGATCCCCGGTCGCCGAGAGCGCGCCTTCGAGCACGATGGTCTCGAAATGGCGTACTTCGACATCCTCCAAGCGCAAGATCGTCCGCTCGCCGTGCGTCATCTCGAAATTCATCGAAACGTTCGCGCGCGAAACGGCGACCAGTTCGATCGCGCGCCAGAGGACGCGCGAAGTGAGAGCGTCCATCGTCTCTTCGATCGGGCGTCGGCCTCCCTCCGCAGAACGTCCTTCGAGGAACAAACCCTCGCGAAAGCGTTCGCCGGGGAGGAGGCCGATGGAGCGAATGTGTCGGGGAATGAGCGGTTCGATCCCCAG encodes:
- a CDS encoding energy transducer TonB, which produces MRERRRAGSHVARWVILSGLLSGAFDPAWAAQARVAERLRLGANVTMVVYEASGRTASPNPEPVRLAQTFDSLDAEMTYLRKTLGIEPLIPRHIRSIGLLPGERFREGLFLEGRSAEGGRRPIEETMDALTSRVLWRAIELVAVSRANVSMNFEMTHGERTILRLEDVEVRHFETIVLEGALSATGDQPRAVLMTVTVAIVPQAQLRNRPQELSAPCDEYGRAIALRPDDVFLPPVLIERVVPKFPTRRPLGTVLVEGIVTLDGRVTNARLVRAFDRDLETFALEAFERFRFLPARLNGRPVRATIREEVTFQTTP